In one Ictalurus furcatus strain D&B chromosome 10, Billie_1.0, whole genome shotgun sequence genomic region, the following are encoded:
- the scamp2l gene encoding secretory carrier membrane protein 2, like: MSGFDSNPFAYPVEVNPFQDPSVTQVTSTGRDGIEEYNPFSARNQDNGNTIPFSAGSPAVLQPTLDPTPQTTAAAAQATLLKQQEELEKKAAELERKEQELRNRDAGRGKENNWPPLPRFFPIKPCFYQDFNEEIPLEFQRVCKMMYYLWMYHCVTLFLNLLACLTYFLVNDQGGVDFGLSILWFILFSPVAFMCWYRPVYKAFRSDSSFNFFFFFFIFAFQVVVYIIQCVGIPRWGNSGWILAISMLKSKLAVSVFMLVVAGFFTVNAVLAVILLKMVHGMYRRTGASFQKAQQELSEGVVTSRTFQTAAATAASSAARGAFQ; this comes from the exons atgtcagGCTTCGACAGCAATCCTTTCGCCTATCCTGTGGAGGTGAATCCTTTCCAG GATCCCTCAGTGACCCAGGTGACTAGCACAGGGAGAGATGGTATAGAGGAGTACAACCCTTTCTCAGCCAGGAACCAG GATAATGGAAATACCATACCTTTCTCAGCTGGATCTCCCGCTGTTCTGCAGCCCACACTGGACCCCACTCCTCAG ACCACGGCGGCGGCCGCGCAGGCCACGCTCCTCAAACAGCAGGAGGAATTGGAGAAGAAAGCAGCCGAGCTCGAGCGCAAGGAGCAGGAACTTCGGAACCGAGACGCAGGCAggg GTAAAGAAAACAACTGGCCTCCGCTGCCGAGGTTTTTCCCAATAAAGCCGTGCTTCTATCAGGATTTTAATGAGGAAATCCCACTGGAATTCCAAAGGGTCTGCAAGATGATGTACTACCTGTGGATGT ATCACTGTGTGACACTCTTCTTGAACCTGCTGGCGTGTTTGACCTACTTCCTCGTAAACGATCAGGGCGGCGTCGACTTCGGCCTCTCCATCCTCTGGTTTATTCTCTTCAGCCCCGTTGCTTTCATGTGCTGGTACCGGCCTGTTTATAAAGCCTTCAG GTCCGACAGCTCCttcaatttcttctttttcttcttcatcttcgcTTTCCAAGTGGTGGTGTACATCATTCAGTGTGTTGGCATCCCCAGGTGGGGAAACAG TGGTTGGATCTTGGCCATCTCCATGCTCAAAAGCAAACTCGCAGTCTCTGTGTTCATGTTGGTCGTGGCCGGATTCTTCACAGTCAACGCAGTGCTCGCAGTCATCTTACTCAAAATG GTCCACGGCATGTACAGGAGAACAGGTGCGAGTTTCCAGAAGGCGCAGCAGGAGTTGTCTGAGGGCGTCGTCACCAGCAGAACGTTCCAGACCGCCGCGGCCACCGCCGCCTCCTCGGCTGCTCGCGGGGCCTTTCAGTAA